In Primulina eburnea isolate SZY01 chromosome 14, ASM2296580v1, whole genome shotgun sequence, the following proteins share a genomic window:
- the LOC140811558 gene encoding uncharacterized protein gives MVPFIFCTLTFFSLVDSSVSSSIVSDFQALIALKQGFQFSNLAISTWNSSNPSLVCSWSGITCLDDRVISLDISNLGLYGSVSPEISSLDKLVELSIDGNNFTGEIKIEKMSSLSFLNISNNQFSGSLDWNYSSLANLQVIDAYNNNFSAYLPEGVLSLKSLKHLELGGNYFQGEIPVSYGNLVELEYLSLAGNDLQGKIPRELGNLTNLREMYLGYYNIYDGGIPKEFGKLVNLVHMDLSSCQLHGSIPSEVGNLKSLDTIFLHVNLLSGPIPKQLGNLTRLVNLDLSVNAFTGEIPYDLINLKQIKLLNLFMNRLHGSIPGFVADYPELETLAIWMNNFTGVIPTNLGQNQRLQDLDLSSNKITGTIPKDLCSSKQLRILILQKNFLFGSIPEELGMCTSLVRVRLGYNYLNGSLPSGFIYLPELNFLELQSNMLSGFLSESSNSSTNQTKLGQINLSNNQISGILPLSLSKFPSLQILLLSGNNFSGPIPPSVGELHQVVRVDLSGNSLAGEIPHEIGNCLHLNYLDLSDNNLSGAIPEEICYIRILNYLNLSRNHLNEAVPQAIGLMKSLTTADFSFNNLSGKLPESGQFLVFNASAFMGNPELCGSLLNNPCSFATITTPPRKSSNSFKLIFALGLLMCSLVFAVAVIIKAKTFKRSGSNSWKMTAFQKLDFAVSDILECVKDGNVIGRGGAGIVYHAKMPNGVEIAVKKLLGLNSINSHDHGFKAEIQTLGNIRHRNIVKLLAFCSHKDTNLLVYEYMRNGSLGEALHGKKGGHLNWNLRYNIALDSAKGLCYLHHDCSPLILHRDVKSNNILLNSRFEAHVADFGLARYLVDGGVSQCMSAIAGSYGYIAPEYAYTLRVDEKSDVYSYGVVLLELVTGRRPVGEFGEGVDIVQWIKCSTTFCREEVTRIIDPRLTVVPKDEAMHLFFVAMLCTQENSVERPTMREVVQMLSEFPRRSPELQSSASGSGHPLQQKKNPDEKIPHDLLV, from the exons ATGGTGCCCTTTATCTTCTGCACACTCACATTTTTCTCCCTCGTGGACAGTTCTGTTTCTTCATCTATTGTTTCCGATTTTCAGGCTTTAATCGCACTGAAACAAGGATTTCAGTTCTCTAATTTGGCTATAAGCACTTGGAATTCTTCTAATCCCAGCTTGGTTTGTTCTTGGAGTGGAATCACATGCCTCGATGATAGAGTAATATCTCTTGATATATCGAACCTTGGTCTGTATGGCTCTGTTTCCCCTGAAATTTCAAGTCTTGACAAGCTGGTAGAGCTGTCCATTGATGGAAACAACTTCACAGGTGAAATCAAGATAGAGAAAATGAGCAGCCTTTCTTTTCTCAACATATCCAATAATCAGTTTAGTGGGTCTTTGGATTGGAATTATTCTAGCCTTGCCAATTTACAAGTGATCGATGCATATAACAACAATTTCTCTGCTTATCTTCCAGAAGGAGTATTGAGTTTGAAGAGTCTCAAGCACTTGGAATTAGGAGGAAACTATTTCCAAGGGGAAATCCCTGTAAGTTACGGGAATTTAGTTGAACTGGAGTATTTGTCATTGGCAGGAAATGATCTTCAAGGGAAAATTCCAAGGGAACTGGGAAATCTTACTAATTTGAGGGAGATGTACTTGGGATATTACAATATTTATGACGGTGGAATTCCAAAGGAATTCGGGAAGTTGGTGAATCTAGTTCACATGGATCTTTCAAGTTGTCAATTGCATGGTTCAATCCCTTCAGAGGTAGGGAATTTGAAGTCGCTGGACACTATCTTTCTGCATGTAAATCTGCTATCGGGGCCGATCCCAAAGCAATTAGGTAACTTGACAAGACTTGTAAATCTTGATCTTTCTGTCAACGCATTCACGGGAGAAATCCCATACGATCTTATCAACCTCAAGCAAATCAAGCTTCTCAATCTGTTCATGAATAGATTGCACGGCTCAATACCAGGATTTGTTGCTGATTATCCGGAGTTAGAAACTCTTGCGATCTGGATGAACAATTTCACAGGCGTTATCCCAACGAACCTTGGCCAAAATCAGAGGCTGCAGGACCTGGACTTGTCTTCAAACAAGATCACTGGTACAATCCCTAAAGACTTGTGTTCCTCGAAACAGCTTCGAATTCTAATACTTCAGAAAAATTTCCTTTTTGGCTCAATACCAGAGGAATTGGGCATGTGCACAAGTCTGGTTAGGGTGAGGTTGGGGTATAACTACTTGAATGGGAGCTTACCAAGTGGCTTTATTTACTTGCCTGAactaaattttcttgaattgcaGAGCAATATGTTGTCTGGATTCTTGTCTGAGAGTAGTAACAGTTCGACCAACCAAACTAAATTGGGCCAAATAAACCTATCAAACAATCAGATTTCAGGAATTTTGCCATTATCCCTTTCAAAATTTCCTTCCTTACAGATACTTTTGCTAAGTGGAAACAATTTTTCTGGTCCAATCCCTCCTTCAGTTGGTGAACTCCACCAAGTAGTACGAGTTGATCTTAGTGGAAATTCACTTGCTGGCGAAATCCCACATGAAATAGGCAACTGTCTCCATCTCAATTATTTAGATTTGAGCGACAACAATTTATCTGGCGCAATCCCAGAAGAAATTTGCTATATTCGAATCCTGAATTACTTGAACCTGTCAAGAAACCACTTGAATGAAGCCGTGCCCCAAGCCATTGGCTTGATGAAAAGCCTTACAACAGCGGACTTCTCATTCAACAATCTATCTGGAAAACTACCCGAATCAGGGCAATTTTTAGTCTTCAATGCTTCGGCATTCATGGGGAACCCTGAACTGTGTGGATCCTTATTGAACAACCCCTGCAGCTTTGCAACAATAACTACTCCACCTAGAAAATCAAGCAATTCCTTTAAACTAATCTTTGCCCTTGGCCTGTTAATGTGCTCTTTAGTCTTTGCCGTAGCAGTTATCATCAAGGCCAAAACATTCAAGAGAAGTGGATCAAATTCTTGGAAAATGACCGCCTTCCAAAAGCTTGATTTCGCGGTTTCTGACATCCTGGAGTGTGTCAAAGATGGGAATGTGATAGGCAGAGGAGGAGCAGGGATCGTTTACCACGCCAAAATGCCTAATGGAGTTGAAATCGCTGTCAAGAAACTGCTAGGATTAAACAGCATTAACAGCCATGATCATGGCTTCAAAGCTGAGATTCAAACATTAGGCAACATCAGGCACAGAAACATAGTAAAACTCCTGGCATTTTGTTCCCACAAGGATACAAATCTTCTTGTGTATGAATACATGAGAAATGGCAGCTTAGGGGAGGCATTGCACGGGAAAAAGGGTGGACACTTGAACTGGAACTTGAGGTACAATATTGCACTGGATTCTGCCAAAGGGCTGTGCTATCTTCACCATGATTGCTCGCCTTTGATCCTGCACAGAGATGTCAAGTCAAACAACATATTGTTAAATTCAAGATTTGAAGCACATGTTGCGGATTTTGGTTTGGCCAGATACTTGGTGGATGGAGGTGTCTCTCAGTGCATgtcagcaattgcaggatcttatGGTTACATTGCTCCAG AATACGCTTACACGTTGAGAGTTGACGAGAAGAGCGACGTTTACAGCTATGGAGTAGTCCTCCTCGAACTCGTCACCGGGCGGCGGCCGGTTGGAGAGTTCGGCGAAGGAGTGGACATTGTACAGTGGATAAAGTGTTCCACGACTTTCTGCAGAGAAGAAGTCACTCGAATCATCGACCCTCGGCTGACCGTCGTCCCCAAGGATGAAGCCATGCACTTGTTCTTCGTCGCAATGCTATGTACCCAAGAAAACAGCGTCGAGCGGCCCACCATGAGGGAGGTAGTGCAGATGCTGTCTGAATTCCCCCGACGATCGCCAGAACTTCAATCTTCTGCATCGGGAAGTGGGCATCCGTTACAGCAGAAGAAGAATCCTGATGAGAAAATTCCACATGATCTTCTTGTGTAA